One window from the genome of Choloepus didactylus isolate mChoDid1 chromosome 2, mChoDid1.pri, whole genome shotgun sequence encodes:
- the LOC119527105 gene encoding NHP2-like protein 1, which translates to MTGADISPKAYPLTDAHLTKKLLDLVSQLCNYKQLCKGANEVTKTLNRDISEFIVMAADTEPLEIILHLLLLCEDKNVPYVFVHSNQALRRACGVSRPVIACSVTIKAAADLVFQQSIERLLVKPVASAMFSQLTALPGVVSVLACSVFSFLLL; encoded by the coding sequence ATGACTGGGGCTGACATCAGTCCAAAAGCCTATCCCCTCACAGATGCCCACCTCACCAAGAAACTACTGGACCTTGTTTCACAGTTGTGTAACTACAAGCAGCTTTGTAAAGGAGCCAACGAGGTCACCAAAACCCTTAACAGAGACATCTCTGAGTTCATCGTGATGGCTGCAGACACTGAGCCCCTGGAGATCATCCTACACCTTCTGCTACTGTGTGAAGACAAAAATGTACCCTATGTGTTTGTGCACTCCAATCAAGCCTTGAGGCGGGCCTGTGGGGTCTCCAGGCCTGTCATCGCCTGCTCTGTCACCATAAAAGCAGCAGCAGATCTAGTCTTTCAGCAGTCCATTGAGAGACTCTTAGTTAAACCTGTGGCTTCTGCCATGTTCTCCCAGCTGACTGCTCTCCCTGGAGTAGTGTCTGTGTTGGCATGTAgtgttttcagctttttattgTTATAA